One part of the Mya arenaria isolate MELC-2E11 chromosome 3, ASM2691426v1 genome encodes these proteins:
- the LOC128227619 gene encoding uncharacterized protein LOC128227619 isoform X2 — protein sequence MLRFYQVLFLCAIIPIIIATHFRGAIFTWEPDGTQNGVLIHFRISWRRSYSDHYFCNASTITSRALIGQDKLSCMKGCKGTVGSLMFQCTDYDATEDWTTGRYTVQYNASSPSFSFGYSSCCWISTLDRGANGAWSLKVTVDTTRRADTGRINRSPTVEMVPVLVLLEGCNYIINFPVGDVDGDVVRCRWADGSEECNDICGQFPGADLNEKTCTMSYKATQRGIFAVALQIEDFASTESTVPFSSIPLQFLVRVESCKGCTCEREPEFVDPTPKPNACFSLDVGDMFNVTLKARSKWRLRGLTTISPIGMEKSYELHSSDSDWHYLAIQLTWVPEQSDTGKDHNFCFYATDSHLGLSTMVQCIRIPVSVKEPAPLRVERIGLSNTWVIVIDQTFQRPTNSALIFVYDTESNEALVSVDVATSSDVLYDPINRRITVTFLYTFDIDTKYHVSIPSGLVKGYVSCGAVSKAINDSAFWPIELDCGEIIVPNGKVTPPNATAYPSTVTYACDPGYYLVGDISRTCQPNRSWTGENSTCEPKDCGFPPDVLNGNIVAPKTTYSEYATYECLRRYHIIGNNRRVCEETGLWSQNIPVCELIDCGTIDAPDNGYVTFSQTYVDDTATFNCSHEYQLVGSSISVCQNDGTWSNLQTSCQQSVCEVIHPPENGKLSVSSARYKATAIVSCNVGYELVGVSELICQENDEWSADFPSCEPKDCRLPSNITNGVVICNSTTYLSECSYACYPGHSLVGEPVIFCTEEGNWSDHSTLLNIGRHFVYMELGPITNLTPSLEAEQISLINLVQVHS from the exons ATGTTGAGGTTTTATCAAGTCTTGTTTCTGTGTGCTATTATTCCAATTATAATTGCCACTCATTTTCGTGGCGCAATATTTACATGGGAACCTGATGGTACGCAGAATGGg GTGCTTATACACTTTCGAATATCATGGAGAAGATCATATAGTGACCATTACTTTTGTAACGCTTCAACGATAACTTCGAGAGCGCTGATTGGCCAAGATAAACTTTCATGTATGAAAGGCTGTAAAGGGACAGTCGGCTCTCTCATGTTCCAATGTACCGACTACGACGCCACGGAAGATTGGACCACTGGCAGATATACAGTACAATACAACGCCAGTTCACCTTCCTTTTCTTTTGG atattctagctgttgttggaTCAGCACTCTAGACCGCGGAGCCAATGGAGCCTGGTCACTCAAAGTTACAGTCGACACTACTCGAAGAGCGGACACCGGCAGAATAAATCGGTCCCCGACAGTGGAGATGGTACCGGTTCTTGTACTTCTTGAGGGCTGCAATTACATTATCAATTTTCCAG TTGGTGACGTGGACGGAGATGTTGTTCGATGTCGATGGGCAGATGGCTCTGAAGAATGTAATGATATTTGTGGTCAATTTCCTGGTGCTGATTTGAATGAG AAAACTTGCACAATGTCATACAAGGCAACTCAGCGTGGTATTTTCGCGGTAGCTCTCCAAATTGAAGACTTTGCTAGCACGGAATCGACAGTTCCTTTTAGTAGTATACCGCTTCAGTTTCTCGTCCGTGTAGAATCATGCAAGGGTTGCACGTGCGAAAGAGAGCCCGAATTTGTTGACCCTACACCTAAACCTAACGCCTGTTTTTCGCTTGATGTTGGTGACATGTTTAATGTCACACTGAAAGCTAGGAGTAAATGGAG GCTTCGTGGTTTGACAACAATTTCTCCTATTGGCATGGAGAAATCTTATGAGCTTCACAGTTCGGATTCTGACTGGCACTACCTGGCTATACAGTTGACCTGGGTTCCTGAGCAGTCAGACACTGGAAAGGATCACAACTTCTGTTTCTACGCAACTGACAGTCATTTGGG ATTAAGCACAATGGTCCAATGCATCAGGATACCTGTGTCAG TGAAGGAGCCTGCTCCTCTGAGAGTCGAAAGGATCGGGTTGTCAAACACATGGGTCATTGTGATTGACCAAACA tTTCAGCGACCGACGAACTCTGCccttatatttgtttatgatacAGAATCAAACGAGGCCTTAGTCAGTGTAGACGTTGCAACATCTTCTGATGTGTTGTATGATCCAATAAATCGGAGAATTACAGTGACGTTTCTATACACATTCGATATCGACACCAAATATCACGTGTCTATTCCTTCAG GTCTTGTGAAAGGATATGTCAGTTGCGGTGCCGTTTCTAAAGCAATCAATGACTCTGCGTTTTGGCCCATTGAACTAG ATTGCGGGGAGATTATTGTTCCCAATGGGAAAGTGACGCCACCAAACGCAACCGCATATCCGTCCACTGTCACGTACGCCTGCGATCCTGGCTACTATCTTGTTGGTGATATTAGCAGAACGTGTCAACCAAACAGGTCTTGGACTGGCGAAAATTCAACATGTGAACCAAAAG attGTGGATTTCCACCAGACGTCTTGAATGGTAATATTGTCGCGCCTAAAACAACGTACAGCGAGTATGCAACATATGAATGTTTGAGAAGGTATCATATTATCGGCAACAACAGAAGGGTTTGTGAAGAAACTGGACTTTGGAGCCAGAATATTCCAGTCTGTGAACTAATAG ATTGCGGCACCATAGATGCCCCTGACAATGGCTACGTTACGTTCAGTCAGACGTATGTTGATGACACAGCTACATTCAATTGTTCTCATGAATATCAGTTGGTTGGAAGTTCTATCTCTGTTTGTCAGAACGATGGGACTTGGTCAAACCTCCAAACATCATGTCAACAGTCTG TGTGCGAGGTCATCCATCCTCCAGAAAATGGGAAACTGAGTGTCTCCTCAGCTCGTTATAAGGCGACGGCTATTGTTTCTTGCAATGTTGGATACGAACTTGTTGGTGTATCGGAATTAATTTGCCAAGAAAATGATGAATGGAGCGCAGACTTTCCGTCGTGTGAGCCTAAAG ATTGCCGTCTTCCCTCGAACATAACGAATGGTGTAGTTATCTGCAATAGTACGACATACCTATCTGAATGCTCGTATGCCTGCTACCCGGGTCACTCTCTGGTAGGGGAGCCGGTGATTTTCTGTACAGAGGAAGGAAATTGGAGTGACCACAGCACACTAT TGAACATtggacgccattttgtttatatggaactgggaccaataacaaatcttACTCCCAGTCTGGAAGCAGAGCAAATAAGTCTGATTAACCTTGTACAG GTGCATTCATAA
- the LOC128227619 gene encoding uncharacterized protein LOC128227619 isoform X1, which produces MLRFYQVLFLCAIIPIIIATHFRGAIFTWEPDGTQNGVLIHFRISWRRSYSDHYFCNASTITSRALIGQDKLSCMKGCKGTVGSLMFQCTDYDATEDWTTGRYTVQYNASSPSFSFGYSSCCWISTLDRGANGAWSLKVTVDTTRRADTGRINRSPTVEMVPVLVLLEGCNYIINFPVGDVDGDVVRCRWADGSEECNDICGQFPGADLNEKTCTMSYKATQRGIFAVALQIEDFASTESTVPFSSIPLQFLVRVESCKGCTCEREPEFVDPTPKPNACFSLDVGDMFNVTLKARSKWRLRGLTTISPIGMEKSYELHSSDSDWHYLAIQLTWVPEQSDTGKDHNFCFYATDSHLGLSTMVQCIRIPVSVKEPAPLRVERIGLSNTWVIVIDQTFQRPTNSALIFVYDTESNEALVSVDVATSSDVLYDPINRRITVTFLYTFDIDTKYHVSIPSGLVKGYVSCGAVSKAINDSAFWPIELDCGEIIVPNGKVTPPNATAYPSTVTYACDPGYYLVGDISRTCQPNRSWTGENSTCEPKDCGFPPDVLNGNIVAPKTTYSEYATYECLRRYHIIGNNRRVCEETGLWSQNIPVCELIDCGTIDAPDNGYVTFSQTYVDDTATFNCSHEYQLVGSSISVCQNDGTWSNLQTSCQQSVCEVIHPPENGKLSVSSARYKATAIVSCNVGYELVGVSELICQENDEWSADFPSCEPKDCRLPSNITNGVVICNSTTYLSECSYACYPGHSLVGEPVIFCTEEGNWSDHSTLCELTVNIGRHFVYMELGPITNLTPSLEAEQISLINLVQVHS; this is translated from the exons ATGTTGAGGTTTTATCAAGTCTTGTTTCTGTGTGCTATTATTCCAATTATAATTGCCACTCATTTTCGTGGCGCAATATTTACATGGGAACCTGATGGTACGCAGAATGGg GTGCTTATACACTTTCGAATATCATGGAGAAGATCATATAGTGACCATTACTTTTGTAACGCTTCAACGATAACTTCGAGAGCGCTGATTGGCCAAGATAAACTTTCATGTATGAAAGGCTGTAAAGGGACAGTCGGCTCTCTCATGTTCCAATGTACCGACTACGACGCCACGGAAGATTGGACCACTGGCAGATATACAGTACAATACAACGCCAGTTCACCTTCCTTTTCTTTTGG atattctagctgttgttggaTCAGCACTCTAGACCGCGGAGCCAATGGAGCCTGGTCACTCAAAGTTACAGTCGACACTACTCGAAGAGCGGACACCGGCAGAATAAATCGGTCCCCGACAGTGGAGATGGTACCGGTTCTTGTACTTCTTGAGGGCTGCAATTACATTATCAATTTTCCAG TTGGTGACGTGGACGGAGATGTTGTTCGATGTCGATGGGCAGATGGCTCTGAAGAATGTAATGATATTTGTGGTCAATTTCCTGGTGCTGATTTGAATGAG AAAACTTGCACAATGTCATACAAGGCAACTCAGCGTGGTATTTTCGCGGTAGCTCTCCAAATTGAAGACTTTGCTAGCACGGAATCGACAGTTCCTTTTAGTAGTATACCGCTTCAGTTTCTCGTCCGTGTAGAATCATGCAAGGGTTGCACGTGCGAAAGAGAGCCCGAATTTGTTGACCCTACACCTAAACCTAACGCCTGTTTTTCGCTTGATGTTGGTGACATGTTTAATGTCACACTGAAAGCTAGGAGTAAATGGAG GCTTCGTGGTTTGACAACAATTTCTCCTATTGGCATGGAGAAATCTTATGAGCTTCACAGTTCGGATTCTGACTGGCACTACCTGGCTATACAGTTGACCTGGGTTCCTGAGCAGTCAGACACTGGAAAGGATCACAACTTCTGTTTCTACGCAACTGACAGTCATTTGGG ATTAAGCACAATGGTCCAATGCATCAGGATACCTGTGTCAG TGAAGGAGCCTGCTCCTCTGAGAGTCGAAAGGATCGGGTTGTCAAACACATGGGTCATTGTGATTGACCAAACA tTTCAGCGACCGACGAACTCTGCccttatatttgtttatgatacAGAATCAAACGAGGCCTTAGTCAGTGTAGACGTTGCAACATCTTCTGATGTGTTGTATGATCCAATAAATCGGAGAATTACAGTGACGTTTCTATACACATTCGATATCGACACCAAATATCACGTGTCTATTCCTTCAG GTCTTGTGAAAGGATATGTCAGTTGCGGTGCCGTTTCTAAAGCAATCAATGACTCTGCGTTTTGGCCCATTGAACTAG ATTGCGGGGAGATTATTGTTCCCAATGGGAAAGTGACGCCACCAAACGCAACCGCATATCCGTCCACTGTCACGTACGCCTGCGATCCTGGCTACTATCTTGTTGGTGATATTAGCAGAACGTGTCAACCAAACAGGTCTTGGACTGGCGAAAATTCAACATGTGAACCAAAAG attGTGGATTTCCACCAGACGTCTTGAATGGTAATATTGTCGCGCCTAAAACAACGTACAGCGAGTATGCAACATATGAATGTTTGAGAAGGTATCATATTATCGGCAACAACAGAAGGGTTTGTGAAGAAACTGGACTTTGGAGCCAGAATATTCCAGTCTGTGAACTAATAG ATTGCGGCACCATAGATGCCCCTGACAATGGCTACGTTACGTTCAGTCAGACGTATGTTGATGACACAGCTACATTCAATTGTTCTCATGAATATCAGTTGGTTGGAAGTTCTATCTCTGTTTGTCAGAACGATGGGACTTGGTCAAACCTCCAAACATCATGTCAACAGTCTG TGTGCGAGGTCATCCATCCTCCAGAAAATGGGAAACTGAGTGTCTCCTCAGCTCGTTATAAGGCGACGGCTATTGTTTCTTGCAATGTTGGATACGAACTTGTTGGTGTATCGGAATTAATTTGCCAAGAAAATGATGAATGGAGCGCAGACTTTCCGTCGTGTGAGCCTAAAG ATTGCCGTCTTCCCTCGAACATAACGAATGGTGTAGTTATCTGCAATAGTACGACATACCTATCTGAATGCTCGTATGCCTGCTACCCGGGTCACTCTCTGGTAGGGGAGCCGGTGATTTTCTGTACAGAGGAAGGAAATTGGAGTGACCACAGCACACTATGTGAGCTTACAG TGAACATtggacgccattttgtttatatggaactgggaccaataacaaatcttACTCCCAGTCTGGAAGCAGAGCAAATAAGTCTGATTAACCTTGTACAG GTGCATTCATAA
- the LOC128227619 gene encoding uncharacterized protein LOC128227619 isoform X3: protein MLRFYQVLFLCAIIPIIIATHFRGAIFTWEPDGTQNGVLIHFRISWRRSYSDHYFCNASTITSRALIGQDKLSCMKGCKGTVGSLMFQCTDYDATEDWTTGRYTVQYNASSPSFSFGYSSCCWISTLDRGANGAWSLKVTVDTTRRADTGRINRSPTVEMVPVLVLLEGCNYIINFPVGDVDGDVVRCRWADGSEECNDICGQFPGADLNEKTCTMSYKATQRGIFAVALQIEDFASTESTVPFSSIPLQFLVRVESCKGCTCEREPEFVDPTPKPNACFSLDVGDMFNVTLKARSKWRLRGLTTISPIGMEKSYELHSSDSDWHYLAIQLTWVPEQSDTGKDHNFCFYATDSHLGLSTMVQCIRIPVSVKEPAPLRVERIGLSNTWVIVIDQTFQRPTNSALIFVYDTESNEALVSVDVATSSDVLYDPINRRITVTFLYTFDIDTKYHVSIPSGLVKGYVSCGAVSKAINDSAFWPIELDCGEIIVPNGKVTPPNATAYPSTVTYACDPGYYLVGDISRTCQPNRSWTGENSTCEPKDCGFPPDVLNGNIVAPKTTYSEYATYECLRRYHIIGNNRRVCEETGLWSQNIPVCELIDCGTIDAPDNGYVTFSQTYVDDTATFNCSHEYQLVGSSISVCQNDGTWSNLQTSCQQSVCEVIHPPENGKLSVSSARYKATAIVSCNVGYELVGVSELICQENDEWSADFPSCEPKDCRLPSNITNGVVICNSTTYLSECSYACYPGHSLVGEPVIFCTEEGNWSDHSTLCELTDPVKWAAYKKVMQIVDAVKNFASRVIDSTT from the exons ATGTTGAGGTTTTATCAAGTCTTGTTTCTGTGTGCTATTATTCCAATTATAATTGCCACTCATTTTCGTGGCGCAATATTTACATGGGAACCTGATGGTACGCAGAATGGg GTGCTTATACACTTTCGAATATCATGGAGAAGATCATATAGTGACCATTACTTTTGTAACGCTTCAACGATAACTTCGAGAGCGCTGATTGGCCAAGATAAACTTTCATGTATGAAAGGCTGTAAAGGGACAGTCGGCTCTCTCATGTTCCAATGTACCGACTACGACGCCACGGAAGATTGGACCACTGGCAGATATACAGTACAATACAACGCCAGTTCACCTTCCTTTTCTTTTGG atattctagctgttgttggaTCAGCACTCTAGACCGCGGAGCCAATGGAGCCTGGTCACTCAAAGTTACAGTCGACACTACTCGAAGAGCGGACACCGGCAGAATAAATCGGTCCCCGACAGTGGAGATGGTACCGGTTCTTGTACTTCTTGAGGGCTGCAATTACATTATCAATTTTCCAG TTGGTGACGTGGACGGAGATGTTGTTCGATGTCGATGGGCAGATGGCTCTGAAGAATGTAATGATATTTGTGGTCAATTTCCTGGTGCTGATTTGAATGAG AAAACTTGCACAATGTCATACAAGGCAACTCAGCGTGGTATTTTCGCGGTAGCTCTCCAAATTGAAGACTTTGCTAGCACGGAATCGACAGTTCCTTTTAGTAGTATACCGCTTCAGTTTCTCGTCCGTGTAGAATCATGCAAGGGTTGCACGTGCGAAAGAGAGCCCGAATTTGTTGACCCTACACCTAAACCTAACGCCTGTTTTTCGCTTGATGTTGGTGACATGTTTAATGTCACACTGAAAGCTAGGAGTAAATGGAG GCTTCGTGGTTTGACAACAATTTCTCCTATTGGCATGGAGAAATCTTATGAGCTTCACAGTTCGGATTCTGACTGGCACTACCTGGCTATACAGTTGACCTGGGTTCCTGAGCAGTCAGACACTGGAAAGGATCACAACTTCTGTTTCTACGCAACTGACAGTCATTTGGG ATTAAGCACAATGGTCCAATGCATCAGGATACCTGTGTCAG TGAAGGAGCCTGCTCCTCTGAGAGTCGAAAGGATCGGGTTGTCAAACACATGGGTCATTGTGATTGACCAAACA tTTCAGCGACCGACGAACTCTGCccttatatttgtttatgatacAGAATCAAACGAGGCCTTAGTCAGTGTAGACGTTGCAACATCTTCTGATGTGTTGTATGATCCAATAAATCGGAGAATTACAGTGACGTTTCTATACACATTCGATATCGACACCAAATATCACGTGTCTATTCCTTCAG GTCTTGTGAAAGGATATGTCAGTTGCGGTGCCGTTTCTAAAGCAATCAATGACTCTGCGTTTTGGCCCATTGAACTAG ATTGCGGGGAGATTATTGTTCCCAATGGGAAAGTGACGCCACCAAACGCAACCGCATATCCGTCCACTGTCACGTACGCCTGCGATCCTGGCTACTATCTTGTTGGTGATATTAGCAGAACGTGTCAACCAAACAGGTCTTGGACTGGCGAAAATTCAACATGTGAACCAAAAG attGTGGATTTCCACCAGACGTCTTGAATGGTAATATTGTCGCGCCTAAAACAACGTACAGCGAGTATGCAACATATGAATGTTTGAGAAGGTATCATATTATCGGCAACAACAGAAGGGTTTGTGAAGAAACTGGACTTTGGAGCCAGAATATTCCAGTCTGTGAACTAATAG ATTGCGGCACCATAGATGCCCCTGACAATGGCTACGTTACGTTCAGTCAGACGTATGTTGATGACACAGCTACATTCAATTGTTCTCATGAATATCAGTTGGTTGGAAGTTCTATCTCTGTTTGTCAGAACGATGGGACTTGGTCAAACCTCCAAACATCATGTCAACAGTCTG TGTGCGAGGTCATCCATCCTCCAGAAAATGGGAAACTGAGTGTCTCCTCAGCTCGTTATAAGGCGACGGCTATTGTTTCTTGCAATGTTGGATACGAACTTGTTGGTGTATCGGAATTAATTTGCCAAGAAAATGATGAATGGAGCGCAGACTTTCCGTCGTGTGAGCCTAAAG ATTGCCGTCTTCCCTCGAACATAACGAATGGTGTAGTTATCTGCAATAGTACGACATACCTATCTGAATGCTCGTATGCCTGCTACCCGGGTCACTCTCTGGTAGGGGAGCCGGTGATTTTCTGTACAGAGGAAGGAAATTGGAGTGACCACAGCACACTATGTGAGCTTACAG
- the LOC128227619 gene encoding uncharacterized protein LOC128227619 isoform X4, whose protein sequence is MLRFYQVLFLCAIIPIIIATHFRGAIFTWEPDGTQNGVLIHFRISWRRSYSDHYFCNASTITSRALIGQDKLSCMKGCKGTVGSLMFQCTDYDATEDWTTGRYTVQYNASSPSFSFGYSSCCWISTLDRGANGAWSLKVTVDTTRRADTGRINRSPTVEMVPVLVLLEGCNYIINFPVGDVDGDVVRCRWADGSEECNDICGQFPGADLNEKTCTMSYKATQRGIFAVALQIEDFASTESTVPFSSIPLQFLVRVESCKGCTCEREPEFVDPTPKPNACFSLDVGDMFNVTLKARSKWRLRGLTTISPIGMEKSYELHSSDSDWHYLAIQLTWVPEQSDTGKDHNFCFYATDSHLGLSTMVQCIRIPVSVKEPAPLRVERIGLSNTWVIVIDQTFQRPTNSALIFVYDTESNEALVSVDVATSSDVLYDPINRRITVTFLYTFDIDTKYHVSIPSGLVKGYVSCGAVSKAINDSAFWPIELDCGEIIVPNGKVTPPNATAYPSTVTYACDPGYYLVGDISRTCQPNRSWTGENSTCEPKDCGFPPDVLNGNIVAPKTTYSEYATYECLRRYHIIGNNRRVCEETGLWSQNIPVCELIDCGTIDAPDNGYVTFSQTYVDDTATFNCSHEYQLVGSSISVCQNDGTWSNLQTSCQQSVCEVIHPPENGKLSVSSARYKATAIVSCNVGYELVGVSELICQENDEWSADFPSCEPKDCRLPSNITNGVVICNSTTYLSECSYACYPGHSLVGEPVIFCTEEGNWSDHSTLYPVKWAAYKKVMQIVDAVKNFASRVIDSTT, encoded by the exons ATGTTGAGGTTTTATCAAGTCTTGTTTCTGTGTGCTATTATTCCAATTATAATTGCCACTCATTTTCGTGGCGCAATATTTACATGGGAACCTGATGGTACGCAGAATGGg GTGCTTATACACTTTCGAATATCATGGAGAAGATCATATAGTGACCATTACTTTTGTAACGCTTCAACGATAACTTCGAGAGCGCTGATTGGCCAAGATAAACTTTCATGTATGAAAGGCTGTAAAGGGACAGTCGGCTCTCTCATGTTCCAATGTACCGACTACGACGCCACGGAAGATTGGACCACTGGCAGATATACAGTACAATACAACGCCAGTTCACCTTCCTTTTCTTTTGG atattctagctgttgttggaTCAGCACTCTAGACCGCGGAGCCAATGGAGCCTGGTCACTCAAAGTTACAGTCGACACTACTCGAAGAGCGGACACCGGCAGAATAAATCGGTCCCCGACAGTGGAGATGGTACCGGTTCTTGTACTTCTTGAGGGCTGCAATTACATTATCAATTTTCCAG TTGGTGACGTGGACGGAGATGTTGTTCGATGTCGATGGGCAGATGGCTCTGAAGAATGTAATGATATTTGTGGTCAATTTCCTGGTGCTGATTTGAATGAG AAAACTTGCACAATGTCATACAAGGCAACTCAGCGTGGTATTTTCGCGGTAGCTCTCCAAATTGAAGACTTTGCTAGCACGGAATCGACAGTTCCTTTTAGTAGTATACCGCTTCAGTTTCTCGTCCGTGTAGAATCATGCAAGGGTTGCACGTGCGAAAGAGAGCCCGAATTTGTTGACCCTACACCTAAACCTAACGCCTGTTTTTCGCTTGATGTTGGTGACATGTTTAATGTCACACTGAAAGCTAGGAGTAAATGGAG GCTTCGTGGTTTGACAACAATTTCTCCTATTGGCATGGAGAAATCTTATGAGCTTCACAGTTCGGATTCTGACTGGCACTACCTGGCTATACAGTTGACCTGGGTTCCTGAGCAGTCAGACACTGGAAAGGATCACAACTTCTGTTTCTACGCAACTGACAGTCATTTGGG ATTAAGCACAATGGTCCAATGCATCAGGATACCTGTGTCAG TGAAGGAGCCTGCTCCTCTGAGAGTCGAAAGGATCGGGTTGTCAAACACATGGGTCATTGTGATTGACCAAACA tTTCAGCGACCGACGAACTCTGCccttatatttgtttatgatacAGAATCAAACGAGGCCTTAGTCAGTGTAGACGTTGCAACATCTTCTGATGTGTTGTATGATCCAATAAATCGGAGAATTACAGTGACGTTTCTATACACATTCGATATCGACACCAAATATCACGTGTCTATTCCTTCAG GTCTTGTGAAAGGATATGTCAGTTGCGGTGCCGTTTCTAAAGCAATCAATGACTCTGCGTTTTGGCCCATTGAACTAG ATTGCGGGGAGATTATTGTTCCCAATGGGAAAGTGACGCCACCAAACGCAACCGCATATCCGTCCACTGTCACGTACGCCTGCGATCCTGGCTACTATCTTGTTGGTGATATTAGCAGAACGTGTCAACCAAACAGGTCTTGGACTGGCGAAAATTCAACATGTGAACCAAAAG attGTGGATTTCCACCAGACGTCTTGAATGGTAATATTGTCGCGCCTAAAACAACGTACAGCGAGTATGCAACATATGAATGTTTGAGAAGGTATCATATTATCGGCAACAACAGAAGGGTTTGTGAAGAAACTGGACTTTGGAGCCAGAATATTCCAGTCTGTGAACTAATAG ATTGCGGCACCATAGATGCCCCTGACAATGGCTACGTTACGTTCAGTCAGACGTATGTTGATGACACAGCTACATTCAATTGTTCTCATGAATATCAGTTGGTTGGAAGTTCTATCTCTGTTTGTCAGAACGATGGGACTTGGTCAAACCTCCAAACATCATGTCAACAGTCTG TGTGCGAGGTCATCCATCCTCCAGAAAATGGGAAACTGAGTGTCTCCTCAGCTCGTTATAAGGCGACGGCTATTGTTTCTTGCAATGTTGGATACGAACTTGTTGGTGTATCGGAATTAATTTGCCAAGAAAATGATGAATGGAGCGCAGACTTTCCGTCGTGTGAGCCTAAAG ATTGCCGTCTTCCCTCGAACATAACGAATGGTGTAGTTATCTGCAATAGTACGACATACCTATCTGAATGCTCGTATGCCTGCTACCCGGGTCACTCTCTGGTAGGGGAGCCGGTGATTTTCTGTACAGAGGAAGGAAATTGGAGTGACCACAGCACACTAT